The segment TCTGCCGCAAGCAGCTCGACGCGGCCATGGCCGCCGGCTTTGCCACACTCGAAACGGAGCAGGCGGCCGCCTGGGCGGAAATCTGGCGTACCGTCGAAATTGACATCGCCGAAAGCAACGGTGCCGGCGCCCTCACCCAGGGCTTGCACTACTCCCTGTTCCAGATGTACCAGAACGCGCCCAATGGCGACCATACCGTGAACATCGGCGCCAAGGGCCTTACCGGCGAGCATTACTCCGGCACCTATTTCTGGGACACGGAAGTATTCATGCTCCCGATGTTCGCCTTCACCAGGCCGCAGACGGCGCGCGACCTGGTGCAGTCGCGGGTGCACTACCTGCCCGGGGCCCGACGCAAGGCGACGGAATTCAGTCTCCAGGGCGCCGCCTACCCCTTCATGTCCGACGAGAACGGCGACGAAGCCGCAACCCTCTGGCAGTTCGGGCTTCTCGGCGTGCATGTCTCCGCGGACGTGGCCTGGAGCATGTGGTTTTACTACTGCGTGACCGGTGACCTGGAGTTCATGGCCCACGGCGGCATTGACGTGCTGGTCGAGACCAGTCGGTTCTGGTTGTCACGGGTCTACTTCCGCACCGACACCGGCGAGTATGTCATCAACCGCGTGCTCGGCCCCGACGAGTACCACCAGGGCGTGGACAACAACTTCTACACCAACCTGATGGCGCAGGAGAACCTGCTCAAGACCGTGGCACTGCTGGAGCTGCTGCAGCGGGAGCGTCCCGCCGATTACGCCGCAGCGGTGCAGCGCCTGCACCTGCAGCCGGCCGAGGTGGCGCGCTGCCGCGAGGTCGCGGCCAAGATGCGACTGCCGCGGGACGCGAAACGCGGCCTCAATCTCCAGGACGAGCGTTTCGAATGCCTCGAGCCCTACGACCTGAAGGCCAACCCCCCGGGCGGCGCGCTGCCGGCTGTGTGGTCCTATGACCGGATCATGCGTACCCAACTCCTGCGGCAGGCGGACATCGTGGTCGCACACGTCCTGCTGGGCGACCGGTTCACGCCCGAGGACGTGCGGCACGACTTCGACTACTACGAGCCCAAGACCACGCACGATTCCTCCCTCAGTTTCTGCTCCTACAGCATGGCCGCCGCGGCCCTGCGCAAGAGCGAGCTGGCGCTCGATTATTTCCTGCGCACCGCGCGCCTGGACCTGGACGATATCCACGGCAACGTCTGGATGGGCGTGCACACCGCGTGCCTCGCCGGGGCCTGGCAATGCGTGGTGCTCGGCTTCGGCGGCGTGCGCTGGTTTGAGGGGAAACTCTCGCTCGCGCCGCTGCTGCCCAACGGCTGGGACAGTTTCGGCTTCAGCGTTGCCTGGCACGGTGCGCGCCTGCACGTCAAAGTGTTGCCGACGGCGGTGGAACTGCAGACCGATGGCCCGGAAGTGGCATTGCGCCTCGGGCAACGCGCCGTGACGGCGGGGCCGCAGGTGCAGCGCTTCACCTTCCCGGCACGCCCGGTGCGCGGCGTCATCTTCGACCTCGATGGCGTGTTGGTGGAAACGGCGGAGTTCCATTACCAGGCCTGGCAGAAACTGGCCGACCGCATCGTAGTGCCCTTCGACCGGCAGCGCAATGAGGCGCTGCGCGGCGTGGATCGCACCAACTCGCTGCGGCTGCTGCTCGGGGAGCATGCGGGACGCTTCAGTGACGTGGAGAAAGAGGCCTTCTGCTCAGAGAAGAACGCGGTCTACGTCAAGCTGATCGAGGACATCACGCCGAAGGATCTCTTGCCCGGCGCCGAAAAACTGCTGCTGGCGCTACGCGAGGCGGCCATTCCCGCAGCTGTCGCCTCTTCCAGTAAAAATGCGCGCCCGGTGCTGGAGCGCCTCGGCATCACGTCGCTGCTGACGGCTATCGTGGACGGCTCGGAGGTGGCGGCGGCCAAGCCTGCGCCGGATCTGTTCCTGCTCGCCGCGGCGAAGCTGGGACTGACCCCGGCGCAATGCGTGGTGGTCGAGGACGCCGAAGCCGGCGTCGCCGCGGCCCGCGCCGGTGGCATGGCCTGCATCGGCATCGGCACCCCGGAACGCGTCGGTGACGCCAACCGGGTGGTCAATTCCGTGGCGGACATCGCGGTG is part of the bacterium genome and harbors:
- the pgmB gene encoding beta-phosphoglucomutase; protein product: MTATATSEPRFPVAAWKVIQPVFAPAETKRLEAVFALANGYMGQRAVHEFVPAPADSLRGFYVAGVFDTYLNQTMIKLKGRPSHPHQMVNLPDSLPVQVTLDGEVLDLTQAPPSAYARTLHLDRGTLTLEVTLRTPHGLEVRVACTRFLSLHRRHLAAMRIVLTPLSGDMNVGFTSLVDGSVTNLTQSHLIAVKPLTAGAGRKAAPGSGRLHGVTCRTAGTGVTVAVAAREFCSGAAIGSAGTRLTWKDGVSRQLFVTPCRRGESLTFDKFTAVATSRDHDVSGSLGLFCRKQLDAAMAAGFATLETEQAAAWAEIWRTVEIDIAESNGAGALTQGLHYSLFQMYQNAPNGDHTVNIGAKGLTGEHYSGTYFWDTEVFMLPMFAFTRPQTARDLVQSRVHYLPGARRKATEFSLQGAAYPFMSDENGDEAATLWQFGLLGVHVSADVAWSMWFYYCVTGDLEFMAHGGIDVLVETSRFWLSRVYFRTDTGEYVINRVLGPDEYHQGVDNNFYTNLMAQENLLKTVALLELLQRERPADYAAAVQRLHLQPAEVARCREVAAKMRLPRDAKRGLNLQDERFECLEPYDLKANPPGGALPAVWSYDRIMRTQLLRQADIVVAHVLLGDRFTPEDVRHDFDYYEPKTTHDSSLSFCSYSMAAAALRKSELALDYFLRTARLDLDDIHGNVWMGVHTACLAGAWQCVVLGFGGVRWFEGKLSLAPLLPNGWDSFGFSVAWHGARLHVKVLPTAVELQTDGPEVALRLGQRAVTAGPQVQRFTFPARPVRGVIFDLDGVLVETAEFHYQAWQKLADRIVVPFDRQRNEALRGVDRTNSLRLLLGEHAGRFSDVEKEAFCSEKNAVYVKLIEDITPKDLLPGAEKLLLALREAAIPAAVASSSKNARPVLERLGITSLLTAIVDGSEVAAAKPAPDLFLLAAAKLGLTPAQCVVVEDAEAGVAAARAGGMACIGIGTPERVGDANRVVNSVADIAVPMLDAL